A region of Thermococcus argininiproducens DNA encodes the following proteins:
- a CDS encoding TIGR01177 family methyltransferase, whose translation MEEKKLLYVEILGNLPQMAEGEVKALLELNNKEFRIIERDYLFLALKANEEAFSYLKRLGMAHEYGILLFSAESLEELYLKAKALKWGDFINTTFKVDRETMLNCSYNVKDLEKELGAIIAQQGFKVNLSNPGTLIRAYCGEKLWVGVRKETFSAKEFEKRKADKRPFFKPIALPPRLARAMVNLARAKKEVLDPFMGTGGILIEAGLIGLKVYGVDLRSDMVEGAKKNLEYYGIKEYKLQKGDATKLRELFPDKTFEAIVTDPPYGTSATLGGKKREDLYEKALESMYEVLDGYLSIAFPAEFNVEKTAERIGFTILEKYYQRVHSSLDRYFYVMKN comes from the coding sequence ATGGAGGAAAAAAAGTTGCTTTATGTTGAGATTCTTGGAAATTTACCCCAAATGGCCGAAGGAGAAGTTAAAGCATTATTGGAACTCAATAACAAGGAATTCAGGATTATTGAAAGGGATTATCTATTCTTGGCATTAAAAGCGAACGAAGAAGCTTTTTCATATCTCAAAAGACTTGGGATGGCTCATGAATATGGAATTTTACTCTTCTCAGCTGAAAGTCTGGAGGAGCTCTACTTAAAAGCAAAAGCTCTTAAATGGGGGGATTTTATCAACACTACATTCAAAGTGGACAGAGAAACAATGTTAAATTGTTCTTATAATGTAAAAGATTTAGAGAAAGAACTTGGTGCGATCATAGCACAACAAGGCTTTAAAGTCAATTTGAGCAATCCAGGCACCCTGATTAGGGCCTATTGTGGAGAAAAACTTTGGGTTGGAGTAAGAAAAGAAACGTTTTCAGCTAAAGAGTTTGAGAAAAGAAAGGCCGATAAAAGACCATTCTTTAAACCAATAGCATTACCTCCTCGACTTGCAAGAGCAATGGTAAACTTAGCAAGGGCAAAAAAAGAGGTTCTTGATCCATTTATGGGGACTGGAGGGATACTAATCGAAGCAGGCCTTATCGGCCTAAAAGTTTACGGAGTAGATCTTAGATCGGATATGGTGGAAGGTGCCAAAAAGAATCTCGAATATTATGGAATAAAGGAATACAAACTACAAAAAGGGGATGCCACCAAGTTAAGAGAACTCTTCCCTGATAAAACATTTGAAGCAATTGTCACTGATCCCCCCTATGGAACTTCTGCAACACTAGGAGGGAAGAAAAGAGAGGATCTCTATGAAAAGGCCCTAGAGAGTATGTATGAAGTTCTAGATGGATATTTAAGTATTGCATTTCCAGCTGAGTTTAATGTAGAAAAAACTGCTGAGAGAATAGGATTTACAATTTTAGAGAAATATTATCAAAGAGTTCACTCTTCACTAGATAGATATTTCTATGTGATGAAAAACTAG
- a CDS encoding ATPase encodes MIERIKDDFVKSYRLQQSLEALEQVKGDISEEAYQRLGDLLRYRLYGEEFERSKIDEKIALAFSMGSDSTASLLILRWAGFEVIPVMVKLPQMRDVVLFRAQSYGAVFVEIPNYMEIINDQIQKRAPICGKCHSMIMDAVKNYARKNRIKIVASGDLLSFGSISIYKDGDLIKLNLPAFLAIDKREAIKILSRKYALGFGCSLWKGAIKNAPILKRFGIQRVLRELRAGAIDKEIANTLIRDILKN; translated from the coding sequence ATGATAGAGAGAATAAAAGACGATTTCGTAAAATCCTACCGCTTGCAACAAAGCCTAGAAGCACTCGAACAGGTTAAGGGAGATATTAGTGAAGAGGCATACCAAAGACTAGGAGATCTCCTTCGTTATCGACTTTATGGGGAAGAATTTGAGAGAAGTAAAATTGACGAAAAGATTGCTCTAGCTTTTTCAATGGGTAGTGATAGCACGGCCTCTCTTTTGATCCTTAGATGGGCAGGATTCGAAGTGATTCCAGTAATGGTAAAGCTCCCTCAAATGAGAGATGTAGTTCTTTTTAGAGCCCAAAGCTATGGAGCTGTCTTTGTTGAGATCCCCAACTATATGGAAATTATAAATGATCAAATTCAAAAGAGAGCTCCGATCTGTGGAAAGTGTCACTCCATGATAATGGATGCAGTCAAAAATTATGCCAGAAAAAACAGGATAAAAATAGTGGCTTCGGGAGATCTTTTAAGCTTTGGTAGCATATCCATATACAAAGATGGAGATTTGATAAAGCTAAATCTCCCAGCCTTTCTCGCAATCGATAAACGAGAAGCAATAAAAATACTTAGCAGAAAATATGCACTTGGATTTGGATGTTCACTTTGGAAAGGGGCCATCAAAAATGCACCAATATTAAAACGCTTTGGTATCCAGAGGGTATTGAGGGAACTTAGAGCCGGAGCAATAGATAAAGAGATAGCCAACACACTTATTAGAGATATACTAAAGAATTAA
- a CDS encoding molybdopterin-binding protein — translation MFAEIITVGDELLTGNTVDSNSAFIAQKLTERGFWVRRITTVGDDIEEIKSAVKEALSREPEVLIIAGGLGPTHDDVTMAAVAQALNVGLELREEVIEKIRVFYRGLYEEGVVDDPNLNEARIKMAYLPKGAEVLDNSVGAAPGAYFKYNSTEVFVLPGMPREMRTMLENEVLPRLGKRKFIQEKLLAEITDESKLAPLLNEVLGRFNVKIHSSPKGFGKYIGIIIFGESEEEIKRAKKFMEKRGLRFENV, via the coding sequence ATGTTCGCGGAGATAATTACAGTGGGTGACGAGCTTCTAACTGGGAACACTGTAGACAGCAATTCTGCTTTCATTGCTCAGAAGCTCACAGAAAGGGGATTTTGGGTTAGGAGGATAACCACTGTGGGTGATGATATTGAGGAAATAAAGAGTGCTGTTAAAGAAGCCCTTTCAAGAGAACCGGAGGTTCTCATTATAGCTGGAGGACTGGGCCCAACTCATGATGATGTTACAATGGCGGCCGTGGCCCAAGCCTTAAATGTGGGACTTGAGCTTAGGGAAGAGGTGATAGAGAAAATCAGGGTTTTTTACCGTGGGCTTTATGAAGAAGGTGTTGTAGATGATCCAAATTTAAATGAAGCCAGAATAAAAATGGCTTACTTACCAAAAGGGGCAGAAGTGTTAGATAATTCTGTAGGCGCGGCCCCTGGGGCCTACTTTAAATATAACTCTACTGAAGTCTTTGTTCTTCCTGGGATGCCAAGGGAAATGAGAACTATGCTTGAGAACGAAGTTCTTCCAAGACTTGGAAAAAGAAAGTTTATTCAAGAAAAGCTTCTCGCAGAGATAACAGATGAATCAAAACTCGCACCACTTTTAAATGAAGTTTTAGGAAGATTTAATGTGAAAATCCACTCCTCTCCAAAAGGCTTTGGAAAGTATATTGGAATAATAATCTTTGGTGAATCCGAGGAGGAAATTAAAAGGGCGAAAAAATTTATGGAAAAGAGAGGATTAAGATTTGAGAATGTCTAA
- the pyk gene encoding pyruvate kinase produces MRFPSHKTKIIATIGPACRNKAIMKKMIEAGMSVARLNFSHGSLEEHAKTIELIRKTSEKLDKRVAILGDLPGVKIRVGNLKENSVILKKGERVILTTREIEGDENTIPVEFKDFPKLVSIGDIIYLSDGYIALKVENVRENDVECLVINGGVLFSHKGINIPKANLPIEAITKRDLEIIEFGIEHGIDAIGISFVGSVYDVLKVKRFIEKKKSKMFVISKIERPDAVRNFDEILNASDGIMVARGDLGVEMPIESLPILQKQLIKKANMAAKPVITATQMLVSMTQDRLPTRAEVTDVANAILDGTDGVMLSEETAVGKYPVEAVEMMGKIAKVTEEYRESLGYSRIRSWIEALPKKSTIKEAITRSIIDALCTVETKYILTPTKTGLTARLISRFKPKQWILAFSTDPWVCNTLMFSYGVYPFCMEEEFNENDMISLIKSLGLVDSDDIVLLTEGKPIGKTVGTNAMKIFQIP; encoded by the coding sequence GTGAGGTTTCCTTCTCATAAGACAAAGATAATTGCCACTATAGGTCCTGCATGTAGAAACAAAGCTATCATGAAGAAAATGATAGAAGCAGGAATGAGCGTCGCTAGATTGAACTTTTCCCATGGTAGTTTAGAAGAACACGCAAAAACGATAGAATTAATTAGAAAAACTTCTGAAAAGCTTGATAAAAGAGTTGCCATCTTGGGAGACCTCCCCGGAGTTAAGATACGGGTCGGAAATCTAAAAGAAAACTCCGTAATCTTAAAAAAAGGAGAAAGGGTAATCCTCACAACAAGAGAGATCGAAGGCGATGAAAATACTATTCCTGTCGAATTTAAAGACTTCCCAAAGCTAGTTTCAATAGGAGATATCATTTACTTGAGTGATGGGTATATTGCATTAAAAGTTGAAAACGTCCGAGAAAATGATGTAGAATGCCTTGTAATCAATGGTGGAGTCCTATTCTCTCATAAAGGTATAAATATCCCAAAAGCCAACCTTCCAATAGAAGCAATAACCAAAAGAGACCTCGAAATCATAGAATTTGGGATTGAACATGGGATCGATGCTATAGGGATATCCTTTGTGGGTTCCGTTTATGATGTCCTCAAAGTTAAACGGTTTATAGAAAAGAAAAAATCCAAGATGTTTGTTATCTCCAAAATAGAACGGCCTGATGCTGTAAGAAACTTTGATGAGATCCTTAATGCCTCCGACGGTATAATGGTTGCACGAGGAGATCTTGGGGTGGAGATGCCTATTGAAAGTTTGCCAATTCTTCAAAAACAACTAATTAAGAAAGCAAATATGGCCGCAAAACCAGTAATAACCGCAACCCAAATGCTCGTTTCAATGACCCAAGACAGATTACCAACAAGAGCCGAAGTCACCGACGTAGCCAATGCAATACTTGACGGAACGGATGGTGTAATGTTATCAGAAGAAACTGCTGTTGGAAAATATCCAGTGGAAGCCGTTGAAATGATGGGCAAAATTGCCAAAGTTACAGAGGAATACAGAGAATCATTGGGCTATTCAAGAATACGGTCTTGGATAGAGGCTTTACCAAAGAAAAGTACAATAAAAGAAGCAATAACTAGAAGTATCATAGATGCACTGTGTACAGTAGAGACAAAGTACATATTAACCCCTACAAAGACTGGTTTAACTGCAAGACTTATCTCAAGATTTAAGCCAAAACAATGGATCCTGGCATTTTCCACTGACCCATGGGTATGTAATACATTGATGTTCTCTTATGGTGTGTATCCATTCTGCATGGAAGAAGAATTCAATGAAAATGACATGATATCACTAATAAAGAGCCTCGGATTAGTAGATAGTGATGATATTGTCCTCCTAACGGAAGGAAAACCCATAGGAAAGACCGTTGGAACAAATGCAATGAAAATATTCCAAATACCTTAG
- a CDS encoding ArsR/SmtB family transcription factor, whose product MVETVNELAIIGEALSSPIRIKILKMLCEKEWYVYELAKELSISRQLLYLHLKKLEKAKLVESELRLEPGDPRAKKYYKAKNFRILINNNVIKNLKGE is encoded by the coding sequence ATGGTAGAGACAGTGAATGAACTGGCAATAATAGGAGAGGCCTTAAGTTCACCTATAAGAATTAAGATACTTAAGATGCTCTGCGAAAAAGAGTGGTATGTCTATGAGCTTGCCAAAGAACTTAGCATATCTCGCCAATTACTTTATCTCCATTTGAAAAAGCTCGAGAAGGCCAAACTAGTTGAAAGTGAGCTTCGATTAGAGCCTGGAGATCCAAGAGCTAAAAAATATTACAAGGCAAAAAATTTTAGGATCTTGATTAATAATAATGTTATAAAAAATCTAAAGGGGGAGTAA
- a CDS encoding DUF2202 domain-containing protein codes for MKQFVIFIVIGILLVSVGVGCIQDQKTSTTSLTEEEKQGILWMREEEKLARDVYLTLYEKWHLPIFNNIAESEQTHMDAVKSLIDKYALEDPVIDEVGKFNNPELQELYNQLVEKGSKSVEDALIVGAMIEELDIVDLQKWISKTDKQDIIGVYENLMKGSRNHLRSFVSNLKNYGVTYEPQYLSKEEYEKIINSPMESGT; via the coding sequence ATGAAGCAGTTCGTGATCTTTATTGTCATTGGAATATTACTAGTGAGTGTTGGTGTAGGATGTATCCAAGACCAAAAAACATCAACGACTTCTCTAACAGAGGAAGAAAAGCAAGGAATACTTTGGATGCGCGAAGAAGAGAAATTAGCAAGGGATGTCTATTTAACACTCTACGAAAAATGGCATTTGCCAATATTTAATAACATAGCTGAAAGCGAGCAGACACATATGGACGCCGTAAAGAGTCTAATTGATAAATATGCCCTTGAAGATCCAGTTATTGACGAAGTAGGAAAATTCAATAACCCAGAACTCCAAGAGCTTTACAATCAACTCGTTGAGAAAGGAAGCAAGAGTGTTGAAGACGCTCTCATAGTGGGAGCAATGATTGAGGAACTTGACATTGTAGATCTACAAAAATGGATTTCAAAAACAGATAAGCAGGACATAATAGGGGTATATGAAAACCTAATGAAGGGATCAAGAAACCATTTAAGATCATTTGTATCAAACCTCAAGAACTATGGCGTCACGTACGAACCTCAATATTTAAGCAAAGAGGAGTATGAGAAGATAATAAACAGCCCCATGGAGAGTGGGACTTAA
- a CDS encoding DUF4405 domain-containing protein translates to MKVPRWIRPTIDVLLTIDFIVAALSGIALYFAPSGRIAEVTGWTFLGISRALWDALHIYFGIAMVPLVGIHILVNLAPLVNQVKAMVRDRKTKSINVKATLGLILVVMVLIGGATAYTWNSIEGEDDTSEISYEDTSTTVSYDNTTIEITGPMLKSYTLEQIAQLYDVPADELIRVLKEDYDVEAQADELLESIEIKNELDREVFKEMLAEAIIKAKTRGNFG, encoded by the coding sequence ATGAAAGTGCCAAGGTGGATCAGACCCACAATCGATGTTTTGCTGACGATTGACTTTATTGTAGCAGCACTCTCTGGAATTGCATTATACTTCGCTCCAAGCGGTAGGATTGCAGAAGTGACAGGATGGACGTTCTTAGGAATCAGCAGAGCATTATGGGACGCTTTGCACATATACTTTGGAATTGCAATGGTTCCTTTAGTAGGGATTCACATACTCGTGAACTTAGCTCCCCTTGTGAATCAAGTTAAAGCCATGGTCAGGGATAGGAAGACCAAGTCAATAAATGTGAAAGCCACATTAGGGCTAATCCTCGTTGTGATGGTGCTCATTGGAGGAGCTACTGCTTACACATGGAACTCAATAGAAGGAGAAGATGACACCTCCGAGATTAGTTATGAGGACACCAGCACCACGGTGAGCTACGACAACACCACTATTGAAATTACCGGACCCATGTTGAAGAGCTACACTTTAGAGCAGATTGCTCAGCTCTACGATGTCCCTGCAGATGAGCTCATACGGGTTCTTAAGGAGGACTACGATGTTGAGGCCCAAGCAGATGAGCTATTGGAGAGCATAGAGATTAAGAATGAACTTGATAGAGAGGTGTTTAAGGAGATGCTGGCTGAAGCAATAATCAAGGCTAAGACACGTGGTAATTTTGGATGA
- a CDS encoding TIGR04140 family protein, translating into MKRELVTAVPPEEIQEILEKSKANLYLCIKEGEPFYGAPRWKVVLKGSKEEIEKFMEVFMKARAGG; encoded by the coding sequence ATGAAACGAGAACTTGTCACCGCGGTACCTCCAGAAGAAATACAGGAGATTCTAGAAAAATCAAAAGCGAACTTATATCTATGTATTAAAGAAGGTGAGCCTTTCTATGGGGCTCCTCGTTGGAAAGTAGTTTTGAAAGGAAGCAAAGAAGAAATAGAAAAATTTATGGAGGTTTTCATGAAAGCTAGGGCTGGTGGTTAG
- a CDS encoding radical SAM protein, with the protein MWFRRVEIREIERAKKALPHYFSVFSGKEKPNFFYVKQVEVYFDEEEELKELWKIHGEGLEKLRENDLKENPEKSLLDLKALIAHKILEKCELCEIKCHVNRFDEAGYCRVKESLIASDFLHIGEEPELIPSYTIFFSGCNFRCVFCQNWDISQYRVGVRYSPKDMGTKIGVAYARGAKNVNFVGGEPTPNLPFILESLKYVEVPIPVIWNSNMYMSKESMALLDGIVDVYLADFKWGNNQDALKYSKAPNYWETITRNFLLAKKHYKAEFLIRHLVIPGHLECCTQPILKWISENLGKDIRVNVMFQYRPEYKAHKYPEINRRLTNEEMTRAAELAGEFGLRNALVG; encoded by the coding sequence ATGTGGTTTAGGAGAGTTGAGATTAGGGAGATTGAAAGAGCAAAGAAAGCGTTACCCCATTATTTTTCAGTTTTTAGTGGAAAAGAAAAACCAAATTTCTTTTACGTGAAACAAGTAGAAGTATATTTCGATGAGGAAGAGGAGCTCAAAGAGCTCTGGAAAATACATGGAGAAGGCCTGGAAAAGCTGAGAGAAAATGACTTAAAAGAAAATCCAGAGAAAAGTCTCCTTGATCTCAAGGCCCTCATTGCCCATAAGATCCTAGAAAAGTGCGAACTTTGTGAGATTAAATGTCATGTTAATCGTTTTGATGAGGCAGGATACTGCCGCGTCAAAGAGAGTCTCATTGCAAGCGATTTTCTGCATATTGGTGAAGAACCAGAACTTATTCCATCATACACAATTTTCTTCTCTGGATGCAACTTTAGATGTGTTTTTTGCCAAAATTGGGATATAAGCCAGTATCGAGTGGGCGTAAGGTATTCTCCAAAAGATATGGGAACAAAAATAGGAGTTGCCTATGCAAGAGGGGCTAAAAACGTTAATTTTGTTGGTGGTGAGCCAACGCCAAATCTTCCTTTTATATTAGAGAGCCTAAAATATGTTGAAGTCCCAATTCCGGTGATATGGAACTCCAACATGTATATGAGCAAAGAAAGCATGGCCCTTTTAGACGGTATTGTTGATGTTTATTTGGCCGATTTCAAATGGGGAAATAACCAAGATGCCCTTAAGTATTCAAAAGCCCCTAACTACTGGGAGACTATTACAAGAAACTTTCTCTTGGCAAAGAAACATTACAAGGCAGAATTTCTTATAAGACACCTTGTAATTCCTGGTCATCTAGAGTGCTGTACACAGCCAATTTTAAAGTGGATAAGTGAAAACTTAGGCAAGGATATTAGAGTCAATGTAATGTTCCAATATAGACCAGAATATAAAGCACACAAATATCCTGAGATCAATAGAAGACTCACAAATGAAGAGATGACACGAGCAGCCGAACTTGCAGGAGAATTTGGGCTAAGAAACGCGTTAGTGGGATAA
- the for gene encoding tungsten-containing formaldehyde ferredoxin oxidoreductase, whose product MKGWWGRILRVDLTNNKVWVQEYSEDVAKNFIGGRGLAAWILWNEAKNVDPLGPDNKLIFASGPFNGLPTPSGGKMVIAAKSPITGGYGDGNLGTMATVHLRKAGYDALVVEGKAKKPVYIYIENDNVSILSAEGLWGKTTFETEKELKEIHGKNVGVLSIGPGGENLVKYAVVISQEGRAAGRPGMGAVMGSKNLKAVVIKGTKEIPVADKEKLRELSQEAYNKILNSPGYPFWHRQGTMAALEWTNENSALPTRNFSDGSFEFARSIDGFTMEGMKVKQRGCPYCNMPCGNVVLDAEGQESELDYENVALLGSNLGLGKLNEVSVLNRIADEMGLDTISLGVAISYVMEAKEKGLIKDDAAPEFGDFKKAKQLALDIAYRRTELGNFAAEGVKAMAEKLGAKDFAMHVKGLEVSGYNCFIYPAMALAYGTSAIGAHHKEAWVIAWEIGTAPIEGEKAQKVEYKITYDPEKAAKVIELQRLRGGLFEMLTACRLPWVEVGLSLDYYPKLLEAITGVKYTWDDLYKAADRVYALIRAYWVREYDGNWNREMDYPPERWFKEGLKTGPHKGEHLEKDKYDALLSEYYKLRGWDERGIPKKETLKEFELDFVIPELEKVTQLE is encoded by the coding sequence ATGAAAGGATGGTGGGGAAGAATATTAAGAGTTGATCTAACGAACAATAAGGTATGGGTGCAAGAATATTCTGAAGATGTTGCGAAAAACTTTATCGGTGGTAGAGGATTAGCAGCTTGGATTCTTTGGAACGAAGCTAAGAATGTAGATCCATTAGGTCCCGATAATAAGTTGATTTTTGCAAGTGGTCCATTCAACGGACTCCCGACCCCGAGTGGAGGAAAGATGGTCATTGCTGCTAAAAGTCCCATAACAGGTGGTTATGGTGATGGTAACCTTGGAACAATGGCAACTGTCCACTTAAGAAAGGCTGGTTATGATGCACTTGTTGTTGAAGGTAAGGCCAAAAAGCCGGTTTATATTTATATTGAGAATGATAACGTTAGCATTCTTAGTGCAGAGGGATTATGGGGCAAGACTACTTTTGAAACAGAAAAAGAACTTAAAGAAATCCACGGGAAGAATGTGGGAGTACTAAGCATTGGCCCTGGTGGGGAGAATCTCGTTAAATATGCAGTTGTTATCTCTCAAGAGGGAAGAGCAGCTGGAAGACCTGGTATGGGTGCAGTTATGGGAAGTAAGAACTTAAAAGCAGTGGTGATAAAAGGAACCAAAGAGATCCCAGTTGCTGATAAAGAGAAGCTTAGAGAGCTCTCTCAAGAAGCATATAATAAAATCCTTAATTCACCTGGTTATCCATTCTGGCACAGACAAGGAACAATGGCCGCACTTGAATGGACCAATGAAAACTCAGCCCTTCCAACAAGGAACTTTAGTGATGGTAGTTTTGAGTTTGCTCGTTCTATTGATGGTTTTACAATGGAAGGCATGAAAGTTAAGCAAAGAGGATGTCCTTACTGTAACATGCCATGTGGAAACGTTGTTCTCGATGCAGAGGGTCAGGAAAGTGAACTTGACTATGAGAACGTTGCTTTACTTGGCTCAAACCTAGGTCTCGGAAAACTCAACGAGGTTTCAGTTCTAAATAGAATTGCTGATGAGATGGGCCTTGATACAATATCCTTGGGTGTGGCAATCTCATATGTAATGGAGGCTAAAGAAAAGGGCCTCATAAAAGATGACGCTGCCCCAGAGTTTGGTGACTTCAAAAAGGCCAAACAACTAGCTTTGGATATTGCTTACAGAAGAACAGAACTTGGAAACTTCGCTGCTGAAGGTGTTAAGGCAATGGCCGAGAAACTTGGGGCTAAGGACTTTGCAATGCACGTAAAAGGATTGGAAGTAAGTGGTTACAACTGTTTCATCTACCCAGCAATGGCTTTAGCTTATGGAACAAGTGCTATTGGGGCCCACCACAAGGAAGCTTGGGTTATTGCTTGGGAGATTGGTACAGCGCCAATTGAGGGTGAAAAGGCTCAGAAAGTTGAGTACAAGATTACTTATGATCCAGAAAAGGCTGCTAAAGTTATTGAGCTACAGAGACTTAGAGGTGGTCTCTTCGAGATGCTCACAGCGTGCAGACTTCCATGGGTTGAGGTTGGGCTCAGCTTAGACTACTATCCAAAGCTTCTTGAGGCCATTACTGGAGTTAAATACACATGGGACGACCTTTACAAAGCAGCTGATAGAGTTTACGCTCTTATCAGGGCTTACTGGGTTAGAGAATACGATGGCAACTGGAACAGGGAGATGGACTATCCACCAGAAAGATGGTTTAAAGAAGGACTTAAAACTGGGCCACACAAAGGAGAACATCTTGAAAAAGACAAATACGATGCCTTACTTAGCGAGTACTACAAGCTCAGGGGCTGGGATGAAAGAGGTATTCCAAAGAAGGAGACACTCAAAGAGTTTGAGCTTGATTTTGTTATTCCAGAACTTGAAAAAGTTACACAGCTCGAGTGA
- a CDS encoding MoaD/ThiS family protein produces MVRIRLMGAFAHLAKARELEVKLEGQKTVDEILREVIPRYDEFHDKIVFINGKPAKGTALVEEGDEIKVMPVLSGG; encoded by the coding sequence ATGGTTAGAATTAGACTTATGGGGGCTTTTGCTCATCTTGCAAAGGCAAGAGAACTTGAAGTTAAGCTTGAAGGTCAAAAAACCGTCGATGAAATTCTCAGGGAAGTTATTCCTAGGTATGACGAATTTCATGATAAAATAGTATTCATTAACGGTAAACCAGCAAAAGGGACAGCGCTAGTGGAGGAAGGGGATGAAATAAAGGTTATGCCTGTTTTAAGTGGGGGTTAG
- a CDS encoding glycosyltransferase family 2 protein has translation MLREKTISLIIPAYNEAKRIGSVLSKIPDFVDEIIVVDDGSKDNTSEVAKNWGAKVIRLKQNQGKGAAMKAGINEASGDIIVFMDADGQHNPKEIEKLIIPIINDEADFVIGSRLIKTQGKRPLIRKLSNFLSTFLIKLKLGIEVKDTQSGFRAIKREFLPDIESKRYEVETELLIKAVKKGARVKETPVERIYGIETGHFRFEDIIRFLKVLFKY, from the coding sequence ATGTTGAGGGAAAAAACGATTAGTCTCATCATCCCCGCCTACAATGAAGCAAAGAGGATTGGCAGTGTTCTTTCCAAAATTCCAGATTTTGTTGATGAGATCATAGTGGTGGATGATGGAAGTAAGGACAACACTTCTGAAGTTGCAAAAAACTGGGGAGCAAAAGTGATCAGACTAAAACAAAATCAAGGAAAAGGAGCGGCTATGAAAGCAGGAATTAACGAAGCAAGTGGAGATATAATAGTTTTTATGGATGCAGATGGACAGCACAACCCTAAAGAGATAGAAAAGCTCATTATACCAATAATAAATGATGAAGCAGACTTTGTAATTGGCTCCAGACTGATAAAAACTCAGGGGAAAAGGCCACTAATTAGAAAGCTCAGTAATTTCTTGAGCACTTTCTTGATAAAGCTCAAACTGGGAATTGAAGTAAAAGATACTCAAAGCGGCTTCAGAGCCATTAAAAGAGAGTTTTTACCAGACATCGAGAGCAAACGATATGAAGTAGAGACAGAACTCCTAATAAAAGCCGTGAAAAAAGGAGCGAGGGTTAAAGAGACCCCAGTAGAGCGAATCTATGGGATTGAGACGGGCCACTTCCGATTTGAAGACATTATAAGATTCCTAAAAGTCCTTTTCAAATATTGA
- a CDS encoding peptidase M54 — protein sequence MELIGFVHVGNTFNERLIARVYRKVNAYFKSKYLPIRLVYLGELELGPGYLVNIQTKEGSVKGYPLEGITELLHASLIHKQEELMQKRRIREERKEDKSKNTSRMNKIFGIVNFPLVSRNPYLDFYEKFLGIQQNFHDLRVMVISIKPFEDKNEEIFEKRLFKGILHEIGHAFGLDHCQNDCVMNPPKLIAEWDLRKEDFCKECFLELKENVEGKND from the coding sequence ATGGAGCTCATAGGATTTGTTCACGTGGGCAATACGTTCAATGAAAGGCTCATTGCTAGAGTTTACAGGAAGGTTAATGCATATTTCAAATCAAAGTACCTCCCTATAAGGCTAGTTTATTTAGGAGAGCTTGAATTAGGACCTGGTTACTTAGTTAATATTCAAACGAAAGAGGGAAGTGTTAAAGGATACCCCCTCGAGGGGATCACCGAACTTTTACATGCAAGTCTTATTCACAAACAAGAAGAGCTTATGCAAAAAAGGAGAATAAGAGAAGAGAGGAAAGAAGATAAAAGCAAAAATACCTCGAGGATGAACAAGATTTTTGGCATAGTAAACTTCCCCCTAGTTTCAAGAAATCCCTACCTTGATTTTTACGAAAAGTTTTTGGGAATTCAACAAAACTTTCATGATCTTAGAGTAATGGTCATCTCTATAAAACCTTTTGAAGACAAAAACGAAGAAATTTTCGAAAAAAGACTATTCAAAGGCATTTTACATGAAATTGGGCATGCTTTTGGTTTAGACCATTGTCAGAATGATTGTGTCATGAATCCACCAAAACTTATTGCAGAGTGGGATCTAAGAAAAGAAGATTTCTGTAAAGAGTGCTTCTTGGAGCTGAAAGAGAATGTTGAGGGAAAAAACGATTAG